From Rhineura floridana isolate rRhiFlo1 chromosome 12, rRhiFlo1.hap2, whole genome shotgun sequence:
CAGGATAATGTGCCTCTGGGAAAGAGGCCTgggtttttatttatgtttttcccCTTCCTGTGGATGAAGCTGTCTGATTCTACGCAACTCAGTCTCACAGAGAGGCTAAAGGTCTACCTGGAGTGCCAGCTGATGGAGAAGGAGGAGCTAGAGAGGAGAGCAGTGAAGGCAGAAGAGACCATAGTGGAAATGAAGCGTACAGGTAAGAGAAATCAAATTTGAATGGTCTTCCCAAAAACTTCAGAAAGCGTTACTCTCCCCAAAGCTTAAGACTAGATAATAGTTCTACGGATTTTTGATGCAGAAGCTTAGACAATGCTGGTCCAAGGCAGGTATTAGCTGGTACCAATTATCTGATCCAGCAgtcgccaatgtggtgccctccagaagttgttggattccatcatggccagcatggccaattattagggatgatgggagtagtagtccagcaacaactagagggcaccacattagctattcCTGCTCTGATCTAACTAGAATTCATGGGAAATAACTTGGCCTCTCCTTTGAATTTACAATGTATTGTTACAGAGGGAgttataaagagagagagaaattatgtCAAGATTCTTTTATGCtgctttttagttttaaaaatgtagaccttgactttatttttaaatgtgttatAATTGTAAGATGCTTTGGGAAGACTACTCGTTCTGCAAAGCAGTGTTAAAATCCATACCTTAACAAAATAAAGAATGCAATAGTTTATCGAAGTAGTGATCAAGGCATGAGTGAAGATGGCCAGATCCCTTTGCCAGACAAAGATACAGTTGACATACCAAAGaggtagtgtggtgtagtagaTAGCACTGGAGCCAGGCCAGATAGATCTTTTATACATTGTTTACCGGCTCTCAGCCATTCACTTTCTGCCTAATAGAGCCAATTGAGAGGATCAGGAATGCACAAACCACCCTGAGCTCCCCAAAGGAAGAGTAGGGTACAAATTTAATTGAGATATACCTGGAAGAAAAACACTCTTGGCTACAGCTGTTGTCTGTGTACTGAGGAGCACGCCCAGATTACATAGTACTCTGGAGGATGCAGATCTAGTTCTCCAAGGAGAGGGTGGGGCAGCCCATCTGGAAGTCATGTGGGAGCCCGCTAACCCATGGGGGCCTGGAGTTTATGCCCAGAAATCTGGGGTTAACAGCATCACTGCAACATACCTTCCTTAGCTCATATGGATCTCAACCTCAACTCATGATCTGGTTTTATCCAACCGTAGCATTACTTCAGGGGTGCAGCTGCTGTTTCTCAATTAGTCAAAGAAGTTGGGTTTTAATCAGGGCAGGAaacctttttctgcccaaggactacattcccttttgggcaacttTCTGAGAGCCACGTGCgattggtgggcagggccagaggcaaatgtgggcagaACAAAAAATGTATATTTGATTTTTGTATAGTATGGTACAGCTTCTTTCCAtatgctcacacacccctctgtatccCCACCATCCAGGTAAAGAAGTGTTTAAggtcacattctagccaggcagaaaTAATTAGGGTGCAAAACATGACCAATGAGggctgtggcctagggagagttctgagggacagagagagaggcctggagggctgcgaTTGGCTCCTGGACCTGAGCTTCCCAACCTCTGGCTTTAGGGGTGTTGACATTGGACCCAAAACAACTGGGCCACTTAACCTAGCAGCTTTGTGCAGATATTGCACCATATAAGAAAAGACCTCAGAGCAGTAAGTTCTCCCAAAAAGGTAGGATTGGGGCTATTGCAAGGAAGCGCCTTCTGCCCCCTTGAGACTCCTCACAATGATTGAACAATGGTATGAGAAGCCACTCCAAATCAAGAGCAGCTCAagtcccctgtccctctcctggtTTCCCATATCTCacaagaatattgtagagctgggggAAGTACAGAAAAGGGCAGCTGAAAAACCAGAGGTCCAGAGCAGCTTCCCTATCAGGAAAGGTTACAAAGCTGACTAAAGCTAAGGAGGAATGTGATGGAGGCATATAAAACATGTATCCATGAAGTGGAGTTTTTTCCCCTCCGCTCCCTCTCTCATCACGCTAGAGGTCATCCAAGGACCCAAACCTCTATGCAATCAGCTTGGTATTGACAAGCACAGCCGACAGTGCACAAGAGAATGGGTTTGATCAAGGATTGGGAACCTataggcctccagatgttgttggactccaacttgcatTTTCCATGGCtgttggccatgttgtctggggctgctGAGAGCTGCAGTACAACATCTCCACTGTTGTCACTTGTGAATTTTATCACTTCAAAATGTCTGaactagggatgaaaggatctgtcagcttcagttctctcagtttctaatttttccagccttcagttctctacatttctgcagcaatttgcaatgtttttttaaaaaaatcctcatgaaaatggtttaacatttttgtgagaatttgttctaataaacacatatttacaTGCCGTTGTGATggatgtacacatatttgcaagtgatttctcctaatataatgcattttatgtgttcactaatatttaattttaatgcacactttcccctaatataaagcattttgtaaacattggctgaagagctgcatcacaaaatttggataagtgcagatttcaaagtgTGACCATGTTCAAGTTCTCATACTGgcttggaaagtgtggatttgatagattagcTTTAATTGGATAATTAGTCATTGTAATttggtttggataattggtcagttgcctgctttagatgggattgtactccctcggaaagagcaggtctatagtctagagatgctcctggatccatctttgaaattagaggcccaggtgacttcaacgcctaggagtgccttttaccagcttcagctggtaagactgctgtggccatttctagaccaggatagcctgaccactgttgtccatgtaacctccaggttggattactgtaatgcgcttatgtggggctgcccctgagattgatccagaagctgcagtgttgtggcacctaccctttggaatccccccctttaaatattagagaggcaccatctctgttatctttttggtgcctactgaagaccctctttcaacgagccttttaagtagagaccttatcccagtctgtgtctgtgttagaattgctttttaagatggttttaaagcttttaaaaagcttttttaaaaggtgtttttttaatatatttggaagtctgtttttaatatgttttagagtgtttttagtgtttctgtttgccaccctgagttcctattgggaggaagggtgtgatataaatttaataaataataataataaatgcaaactgaagtgaatttctctgccatcTCTACGCTGAATATGTGTTGCTGAAGCTTTTTTTTCTGTATGAATTGGGAAAACTCTTGAGCAAACACACCATAATTGGTCATCTAACTAAGGCTGTCTTCTCCATCCTATAGTGGCTGTTCTGCAGAGGAACCTGCCAGATGCTGATCATTCTCCTGCGTGCCTGATGAATACTCTGGAACGCCATCCACCTGGGCACTCAGAAGCTCCCTTTTCTACACAAGCTCATGGGAGGTAAGCTGCAGCAGAGGCATGTTTTGTTCTAGCCAAGGAGCAGCTGTACTCACTGTTCCCAATAGCAGTCCAATATAGAGCTGTCTCTGCACAGTTCTGTCCCTAGATTCAGTTCTAGGGTATGGTTCTTGCTGTGCCTGCCCACCTTcactccccaacatctccagatcCGTCTGTAATCCTGAACAGCTTTTGCTAATCGGTTTAGGCAGTACTGAGTGAGATGAGCCAATGGTCCTCATTGGCACAAGGTGGCTTTCTAGTTTGCTTGGCAGATAATGGCTTCAACAGCACTGGGATACAGAGGAAAACACTGTGCAGGAGGTTGCAATAACCCCCCTCCAAGTTTTTCTTGTAGGGATAGTCCTATTCTGTATACAGAAGAGCAATTCCCTTGCTCTCCTTCACACTAGACTCTGTTTAATCCCAAGGCACTGACTCTGTGTACCCTACCCTTGATATTGCAGGAGGGCAGTAAAGAGAGGTTTCAGGCTTGATTGGCAGGTGGAAGGACAAAACAGCAAACGCACTCTACTCAATTCCCCACTGTCAAGCCTTAACACCCACTCCTAGAGTAGAGGGGCTCCTCCAAACGGGCAGCTTATTGTGggttcatcctgatttacttgcacgAAACTTAGGTAGAGCTTGTATGAAGtcattattgagcattcatttggCTTTGTTTGCAAGGCAggtatacaacaatgagcattctcATTGCTGATTTGCTGAGCATTGTGATTTCTTTACGTGGTCTTTATGCGTCTTCTACCTGTTAATCATTTTTTCATCCTGTGATTTTgtgcatttccccattactttcctaactggaaaaggtcctttaACAAAAAAAGAGTGGGTTTTTATTGCACTGgggcaggggttctcaaactgtggttccTGGAGTACcactggtccatgagcttcatttggGCGGTCCGTGGCCTCTCTGTGGATTATGTGGCTTTCCATctcattaaatattcatgttgatcgttacttgtatttttatttcttcttgcaCTGtattttacaatttgaattctatggaatccaAGTTGTAATACGAGAAAATATATAAGGAATCAAACAagcgataaaaatacaattaaaagtcatacggcgtcttagcacagtgcattacaatagctacaacaggcagaaaaaccattaaatggcctgccaagaccatcagcaattttcaagtcatctgtgtgtgtgagagagtttgggaaccattgcatTAGGGTGacagcccctccagactggtcagggttttttttgtgggCTTATTcggcaacatgtcattgatgcaacaaTAGTGATGGATTGATATTGGACCATTCCCACATCTTTCCACTTTATTAGCTGTTCTATAGTGCTTCCCCAATGttgcattattgttattgttaaaatTTGCTCAAAAAATATGCTCAAATATTCTCAAAGTGGCTCTCAACAAAACTGCAAGTGACTACATCACTAGCAAATCCTAGATCAAAGCATAACAATCCAACCAACAACTCAATTTGATTACAAGCCCATTATAACATTTGAAGTCGTCATAAAACAaactatcaatcaattaaaatataccaattaacaacaaataaaaatacaagaggcagacttttttaaaaagttggtttCTTGTCTTTATAAGAAAGATGAAAAGACCGAAAATGTAACCGTAGTGTTTCTTTTGTTGTCTTGTCCTTCCTCAGTGGGTTGAAGTCAAACTATGTTAGGCAGCAATCCAAGCCCCAGTCTGGCAGTGGCAGGGCTTAATGGAGCAGTGTAGCTGCCCCAACACCCACAGCCCTATTGCTTGttctggccggggggggggagggcaggggaggggacAGGTTGGTGCAGTGAAGAGGCCCAGGTTGAGTCCATTGTCATCATATAACAGCAGCAAGACTGACTCGGGATCCAGCATATCCTCTGTTAGCCTACATCAGACCCTCTAGCCCACAGCCCATCTGGAGGCGCACTCTTGAACTGTAGCAcaaaaacaaaagcaggacaaaaaaataaaataaaatggtgatATTAAATTTTAGCACAAAGTTACATGATGTGCACGCATTAGAAATTAAATAGTACTACTGCCAAACTTTTGCACGTGCAAACAGTATTAAAAGTGGGACTTCATACAACTTCCTTGATAATGGAAGATGAATGCAAAAatgaaaaggatgtctggagggctccagggtgctttaatccattttaattacgCAAATTGTACAGTATGCGCTTGAATCTCccttgcaaaatagtgacagtccggAGACACCCCACGTGCCTTCCAAAGCGCCTAGAATTCTGAAACAGGGATCTATCTATACTTGTGGAGACTCCTTGCATCCTTTCAAATCAACTTAGTTTGTTTCAACATCCAAGTGATTAGACCAGGAAACTCATTGTCGGTCTCCTCTGAAGTGAGGCAGATGGTGACCAGTGATAGGACCATCTTGTGGAAGCACCttaattatggaatgctttccccaaggACCCTCAACTGGAGAAGAGTTGGGGATCTGAAATACTACTttggtctgttttttaaaatacacagtaTTAAACTCATATGCATTACCCGCTATATAGTGTGTGTTCTCCTTCCAGGATGCAAGAAGATGCCTTAACTACAACCAGTACTCTTCCAGTGACTGCCCTGTTAAGTGGAGGAGGAGATGATGGTCATGGACTGCCCAGCAGTTATGTGGTCAACGCAGTGCCTTGCACCAGAAGCCCAGGCCTAGTGGAATTTGAAGTGGAGAACCTCAGTGTGTGGTTGAACATTGTATACCTGCAGCAAACTTTGGAAggaaaacatcaaagcaaagaGGGAGAGGTGCTCATGGGGGTGGAGAAAAGTGCCCCAGAAAGTGCCACAAACAAAGCTGTGGGCTTAGCTGGCCATGCTGCTCCTCAGAGGCCAGATGTTCCAATTGATTTTCCAGACTCTGATGCCCATGAAACCAAACCCATGCCAAAGCAGGATCTGCAAGTTGCTTGCCCATCTGCAAAAGATGCTTCTGGAGATGACTCGCTTGATTCTGGCAGAAGCCTAGCCATCTGTTATGTCCATAGAGGTGACCACACAGCTGATCTGGAGCCAGGTACTAACCAAATCCTGACTGGTGAGCAATCTCCTGGCAGGCTTGGCCTGCTGAAGAATCCAGCAGAGGTTTCCCCTCAGCTCAGTCTCCCTGTGTCTCTACCCAAGGCAGAGGGTGAATCTTTTCTAAAGGGAGGCAAAGGGCATAGTTGGGGAGAAAATTTTCATTTGCCATCCATTTCTGCTAAGCCTTTAACGACGCAAACTCTTACTGTGACAAAAATGTGTCTGGAAGGCCCACTCAGAGTTGAGGAAACCAAAGATGAATCATACATCTCTGCCAAAGAGAAGCTAGCTGTAGTTATTACTTTGGATGCAgaaactggagagctgctgtcagcctCACCTACTCTTGAAGCTTCAATAGGTAGCTATATAAGCAGCTCTATGCAATCCTCTCGGCCAGCATTGCCCACTAAGGAAAGCCCTGAAGACTTAACAGAAGAATCAAGTCCAGAGGTGTTTGTGTAAAACTGGCCCAAGCTGTGGCATGTGATGGGGGCAACAAGGTTTCTGAGGACAGCGATGCAACCAGCCTGATGGAAACTACACTGAATGGACTGGGTGCTCAAAATGCTGCGGTACTATTGAACTTCACAGCTTTGGTGTGAGATGTGTCTGTTTTTATGTCTGAAAAGTGAGGCAGCCCCATGCaagagatggggagggggtgaTGGTGATGGGGAGCTTATCCTGGTTAATAACATTTAGCAGTATAAATGAACTAGCACTGCATGTTTGTATAAATCAGGGGTAGCTATCCTGTGCCCTGtcagttgttggacttcaactcccatcagccccttccaGCGTGGTTGATGGttggaaatgatgggagttgcagttcagcaacatctggagggccatgcagGTGCCCCACCCTTGGTATAAATGATCTGCCACTGTATGCATGGTGATAAGGTTGGCTATGTTTTTCCTTAGATGGGGGAAAGAGGAGAGCCACTTTTCCTTTCTCGCTCGGTGAAGAGGAATAAAGGCAGTTTTGTGACCCTAGCTTTTGAAACTGTAAAGCAGCAGTCTACATCCCGAGGTGGTTGGTTTTGCTTGACTGAAACTTAAACAAGCTCCTAATATTTAACTCTGCAaataaaggatttttaaaaaaacttttcagcTGGGTAGTGTTCTGTTCAGGTGCCATCCCATTGCTGGCCACAGTATGGCACTCTTTTATTTTGTAATTAGTAGGTTATATAGCTTGGCTCTGGAAAGATCCTCTGTTGTTTTCTGAGTGGACATTGCACTTTTTAAGCACCCAAATGTACTTGTAGTTGAAAGGATCAGCCAAGAAATCTATTTATAAATTCTTAAGGTAAAATGGCTTTCTGCCCTCACCTTGCTGCTTCCTATATGTATAGACCTTGGGGAATACTATATGTATTTCTGCAAGATGTCAAGGATTTAAAAAGCCGAGATAGGGTGTGAATGTTTCAGCTGAAGAAATATTGGGAAATAAATTGGCTGATAAACATGATCAACAGATCAAAATCTACTTTAAAAGAAGAGTTTTAAAGATCACAGAGAATAAGGccatcagtgactactagccacaatggctatgttctacatccCATGTTGAaggctgtatgcctctgaatatcagctggTGGGGATTACAAgtcaggagagtgctgttgcgcttagCTCTtgtttgcaagcttcccataggcatctggttggccacttgagaacaggatgctggattatgaTGGGCTGTTAAGCAGTCTGTGCAACGCATGGGGTGGAATTCAGTGCTACAGCACttgtcaatacctcagcacattcattaaccaaaatggagacaatagtcaagaaatcagaagaaggctaggactggggagggcagctatgagagaactagaaaaggtcctcaaatgcaaagatgtattgctgaacactaaagtcagaatcatacagaccatggtattcccgatctctgtgtatggatgtgaaagttggacagtgaaaaaagtggataagagaaaaatcaactcatttgaaatgtggtgttggaggagagttttgctcataccatggactacgaaaaagacaaataattgggtgttagaacaaattaaaccagaactgctgaagctaaaatgatgaaactgagggtatcatactttggacacatcatgagaagacatgattcactagaaaagacaataatgctgggaaaaacagaagggagtagaaaaagtggaaggccaaacaagagatggattgatttcataaaggaagccacagacctgaacttacaagatctgaacagggcggttcacaacagatgctcttggaggtcactgattcatagggttgccataagttgtaatcgacttgaaggcacacaacaacatttCCCTTGCAGAGCTATAATTGacagagtggttgaacaatcaGTCCCT
This genomic window contains:
- the LOC133368678 gene encoding uncharacterized protein LOC133368678 isoform X1, which produces MSVMASQRTRWNGIRGVLCCRTPKDGRLDPQQQQEESGNVSGILVASQSDTKQVQDSPSIREHQAMDMSSQDIEAVYQKRTHDLEQELHAAVKNNRELSCQLNEIGRLVFPELSDSTQLSLTERLKVYLECQLMEKEELERRAVKAEETIVEMKRTVAVLQRNLPDADHSPACLMNTLERHPPGHSEAPFSTQAHGRMQEDALTTTSTLPVTALLSGGGDDGHGLPSSYVVNAVPCTRSPGLVEFEVENLSVWLNIVYLQQTLEGKHQSKEGEVLMGVEKSAPESATNKAVGLAGHAAPQRPDVPIDFPDSDAHETKPMPKQDLQVACPSAKDASGDDSLDSGRSLAICYVHRGDHTADLEPGTNQILTGEQSPGRLGLLKNPAEVSPQLSLPVSLPKAEGESFLKGGKGHSWGENFHLPSISAKPLTTQTLTVTKMCLEGPLRVEETKDESYISAKEKLAVVITLDAETGELLSASPTLEASIGSYISSSMQSSRPALPTKESPEDLTEESSPEVFV
- the LOC133368678 gene encoding uncharacterized protein LOC133368678 isoform X2; translation: MSVMASQRTRWNGIRGVLCCRTPKDGRLDPQQQQEESGNVSGILVASQSDTKVQDSPSIREHQAMDMSSQDIEAVYQKRTHDLEQELHAAVKNNRELSCQLNEIGRLVFPELSDSTQLSLTERLKVYLECQLMEKEELERRAVKAEETIVEMKRTVAVLQRNLPDADHSPACLMNTLERHPPGHSEAPFSTQAHGRMQEDALTTTSTLPVTALLSGGGDDGHGLPSSYVVNAVPCTRSPGLVEFEVENLSVWLNIVYLQQTLEGKHQSKEGEVLMGVEKSAPESATNKAVGLAGHAAPQRPDVPIDFPDSDAHETKPMPKQDLQVACPSAKDASGDDSLDSGRSLAICYVHRGDHTADLEPGTNQILTGEQSPGRLGLLKNPAEVSPQLSLPVSLPKAEGESFLKGGKGHSWGENFHLPSISAKPLTTQTLTVTKMCLEGPLRVEETKDESYISAKEKLAVVITLDAETGELLSASPTLEASIGSYISSSMQSSRPALPTKESPEDLTEESSPEVFV